Proteins co-encoded in one candidate division WOR-3 bacterium genomic window:
- a CDS encoding YitT family protein, producing the protein MNILFLIIGIFFYTLSYAIFLIPHNIVPGGVSGLAIIFHILFATPVGIMVIILNIPLFILALRILGLSLSLKSVITILVTNLFIDFLTYTVKVTTPTQNPILASIYGGVMLGIGLGLIFRGGANTGGTDIIGQILNRFTNFSVGIWILIVDTGIITFAGVVTHSIELALLGYLALFLSTRVIDLILEGFDYARAAFVISAETEKVVESIYEKLGRGVTILDGYSPYTKAKRPVIMCVITKRETENLKRLVKSIDQNAFVIFTDVFEVLGHGFRPRV; encoded by the coding sequence ATGAATATTTTATTTCTTATCATTGGGATTTTCTTTTACACTCTCAGTTATGCAATCTTCTTGATCCCTCATAACATTGTCCCGGGCGGCGTTTCCGGACTGGCAATAATTTTTCATATCCTTTTTGCTACGCCCGTGGGCATCATGGTGATAATTCTTAATATCCCTTTGTTCATCCTCGCACTCCGGATTCTCGGGCTTTCTTTAAGCCTGAAGTCAGTCATCACCATTTTGGTGACCAATTTGTTCATTGATTTTTTAACCTACACTGTTAAGGTTACTACTCCTACCCAAAATCCAATACTGGCTTCCATTTACGGCGGTGTGATGTTAGGGATTGGTCTGGGTTTGATATTCAGAGGGGGTGCCAATACCGGAGGCACGGATATCATCGGACAGATTCTTAATCGATTTACCAATTTCTCTGTGGGTATCTGGATACTCATTGTGGACACCGGGATTATCACCTTTGCCGGAGTAGTAACCCATTCAATAGAACTTGCTCTTTTAGGATATCTCGCACTTTTTTTGTCCACCCGTGTAATTGATTTAATTTTAGAAGGATTTGATTATGCCCGGGCGGCTTTTGTTATCAGTGCTGAGACCGAAAAGGTGGTTGAGAGTATTTACGAAAAATTGGGCCGGGGTGTCACAATACTGGACGGATACTCACCTTACACCAAGGCAAAACGGCCGGTGATCATGTGCGTGATCACTAAGCGGGAGACGGAAAATTTAAAAAGACTCGTGAAGAGCATTGACCAGAATGCCTTTGTAATTTTTACCGATGTCTTTGAAGTATTGGGTCATGGTTTTCGCCCCCGGGTTTAA
- a CDS encoding energy transducer TonB — MWIGLLIIVLLSGFGCCTPKRHFFAPVLLEYKIEYPDRARQLGVAGKVNLRVLVNEQGRVEQVRLLNSSNNALLDSAAVSIAYSFVFSPALMGDKPVKVWVNLPIEFKFEDLKPEIWLVEVKELQKAIAQKYQEDRVMELYRLYKKLIYSPRKTIELKVNDYIKLAVEEKTAQLWKGYWHLYPALPILFFDIIYRYPDSYARFLAEEEFQEFFEEEKKLIRNNLPVPLADSLINRFTRVWNDF; from the coding sequence ATGTGGATAGGCCTCCTGATAATCGTTTTGTTATCGGGTTTTGGGTGTTGTACCCCCAAGAGGCATTTTTTTGCTCCTGTCCTTCTGGAATATAAAATAGAGTATCCTGATCGTGCTAGACAACTGGGTGTTGCTGGGAAAGTTAATTTAAGGGTGCTAGTCAATGAACAGGGGAGGGTCGAACAGGTTCGCTTGTTGAACTCTTCCAACAATGCGTTGCTGGATTCAGCCGCAGTGAGTATTGCTTATTCTTTTGTATTTTCTCCCGCCTTGATGGGGGATAAGCCAGTCAAAGTCTGGGTGAATCTGCCGATTGAATTCAAATTTGAAGATTTAAAGCCAGAAATCTGGTTGGTAGAAGTCAAAGAATTACAGAAAGCCATTGCCCAGAAATATCAGGAGGACCGGGTTATGGAGTTATATAGACTTTATAAAAAATTAATCTACTCACCGAGAAAAACGATTGAATTAAAGGTAAATGATTATATAAAATTGGCGGTTGAGGAAAAAACTGCGCAACTTTGGAAGGGATATTGGCATTTATACCCGGCTCTGCCCATTTTATTTTTTGATATCATCTACCGTTATCCGGATTCCTATGCACGATTTTTAGCAGAAGAGGAATTCCAGGAATTCTTTGAAGAAGAGAAAAAATTGATACGCAATAACCTTCCTGTACCATTGGCGGATTCCCTCATCAACAGGTTTACTCGAGTTTGGAATGACTTTTAG
- the ileS gene encoding isoleucine--tRNA ligase, which produces MNFIPVPKDLNFPELEHKILKFWEQTQVFQLYKAKNKGKKRWSFQDGPITANNPMGVHHAWGRTYKDIFQRYKTMKGFEQRYQNGFDCQGLWVEVEVEKELGFTSKRDIEKYGIDRFVLKCQERVHKYSMIQTEQSIRLGMWMDWGEWKTSLDDKDWMKKSHSYYTMSEVNNYTIWYFLKRCHERGLIYKGTDVMPWCARCGTAISDMEIATEGYQELTHKAVFVRFPLKGRENEYLLVWTTTPWTLTSNTAVAVHPDYIYAKVKNNGAIYYLAKNLLRVLKGKYEILAEMPGKELLEWEYVGPFDYLPVQKGVIHKVIPWEEISESEGTGLVHIAPGCGKEDFALGKEFGLATIAPLDELGYYLEGFDWLSGKNVNEVTEAIINDLRQRDILYEVEDYTHRYPICWRCDSELIFRLVDEWYISMDTLRHEIAEVAKKVERWIPEWGLERELDWLRNMADWCISKKRYWGLALPIWECTCGFFTVIGSRDELKEKAVIGWDEFEGHTPHRPWVDKIKIKCEKCGNLMSRIPDVGNPWLDAGIVPYSTLRPPEDMHNLYNGYPYDKSYWEKWFPADFITECFPGQFRNWFYAILTMSTVLENKPPFKVLLGHALVRDEHGEEMHKSKGNAIWFDEAAEKMGADVMRWMFAKHNPVQNLNFGYGPAEEIKRNLLTLWNVYSFFITYANIDNFNPVGKQMSRENLTKLDRWILSRTNSLIKRCEHHYDDYDVASVVKEVENYFDELSNWYLRRNRRRFWKSENDLDKETAYLVLYNCLLTLIKIIAPIVPFWTEDMYQNLVRSVDPSAPLSIHLCDFPQADETMIDLKLEEEIALVRRIVSLGRSARNKVNIKVRQPLAEMVVYWAEEKPLDTQSINTILEELNIKKIQFLKNVEALYTYTITPRFDRIGPKYGALAPKVGDLIKALKEKEISEFIKNGRWPCIIDGKSLELTTDDVEIKKQELANWAIAEEIGLLVAINTAISEELEAEGLVRELIHKIQLLRKEGDFQLTDRIKIFYKTHDKLKQAINKNLDYLKNETLAVEVAETEKEPSGEVQKELEINGIPIRVALTRIRKT; this is translated from the coding sequence ATGAATTTTATACCGGTTCCAAAAGATCTAAACTTCCCAGAACTGGAACATAAAATCCTCAAATTCTGGGAACAAACCCAGGTATTTCAACTTTATAAGGCAAAAAATAAGGGCAAAAAGAGATGGTCTTTTCAGGATGGACCGATCACCGCTAATAATCCGATGGGTGTCCACCATGCCTGGGGACGGACCTACAAGGACATTTTCCAGCGCTATAAAACAATGAAAGGGTTTGAACAACGGTACCAAAATGGATTTGACTGCCAGGGACTATGGGTGGAAGTAGAAGTAGAAAAAGAACTTGGTTTTACCTCCAAGCGGGATATCGAAAAATACGGAATAGACCGCTTTGTTTTAAAATGTCAAGAACGGGTTCATAAATATTCCATGATTCAAACCGAACAATCAATCCGCCTCGGGATGTGGATGGACTGGGGCGAATGGAAGACAAGTCTTGATGATAAAGACTGGATGAAAAAGAGTCACTCTTATTACACAATGAGCGAGGTGAATAATTACACCATCTGGTATTTTTTGAAAAGATGCCACGAACGAGGGTTGATTTATAAAGGAACCGATGTCATGCCCTGGTGTGCACGCTGTGGTACAGCAATAAGTGATATGGAAATTGCCACCGAAGGTTATCAAGAATTGACCCATAAGGCAGTTTTTGTACGCTTTCCCCTCAAAGGTCGGGAAAACGAGTACCTTCTGGTCTGGACAACCACCCCCTGGACTCTGACTTCAAATACCGCGGTAGCCGTCCATCCGGACTATATCTATGCCAAGGTGAAAAATAATGGAGCAATCTATTACCTTGCCAAAAATCTCCTCCGGGTATTAAAGGGAAAATATGAAATCCTCGCCGAAATGCCTGGCAAGGAACTGCTCGAATGGGAATATGTTGGACCCTTTGATTATCTCCCGGTGCAGAAGGGAGTGATCCACAAAGTCATTCCTTGGGAAGAGATAAGTGAGAGCGAAGGAACCGGTCTCGTCCATATTGCCCCGGGCTGTGGTAAAGAAGATTTTGCCCTCGGTAAGGAATTTGGCTTAGCCACAATTGCGCCTTTGGATGAATTAGGTTATTACCTCGAAGGTTTTGACTGGTTGAGTGGTAAGAATGTTAACGAGGTTACCGAGGCGATAATTAATGACCTCCGGCAAAGGGATATCCTTTATGAAGTCGAAGATTATACCCACCGTTATCCGATATGCTGGCGATGTGATAGCGAATTGATCTTCAGGCTGGTGGATGAATGGTATATCTCAATGGATACATTACGGCACGAAATCGCCGAGGTCGCAAAAAAGGTAGAACGCTGGATTCCGGAATGGGGCCTGGAGCGGGAATTAGATTGGCTCAGGAACATGGCGGATTGGTGTATTTCAAAGAAGCGCTACTGGGGGCTGGCGCTGCCGATCTGGGAATGCACCTGTGGTTTCTTTACGGTTATCGGCTCCCGGGATGAATTGAAAGAAAAGGCAGTCATTGGCTGGGATGAATTTGAAGGTCATACACCACACCGACCTTGGGTTGATAAAATAAAGATTAAATGTGAAAAATGCGGTAATCTGATGTCCCGCATTCCGGATGTCGGTAATCCCTGGCTTGATGCGGGCATCGTTCCTTATTCCACTTTAAGACCGCCTGAGGATATGCACAATCTCTACAATGGCTATCCCTACGATAAATCTTACTGGGAAAAATGGTTTCCAGCAGATTTCATCACCGAATGCTTTCCCGGACAATTCCGGAATTGGTTTTATGCGATCCTGACGATGAGCACGGTTCTGGAAAATAAACCTCCTTTTAAAGTGCTACTTGGGCATGCCCTGGTGCGAGATGAGCACGGAGAAGAGATGCACAAAAGCAAAGGTAATGCGATCTGGTTTGACGAAGCGGCGGAAAAGATGGGGGCAGATGTGATGCGCTGGATGTTTGCCAAGCACAATCCGGTTCAGAATCTCAATTTCGGATATGGACCGGCTGAAGAGATCAAGCGCAATTTATTGACCCTCTGGAATGTCTACTCTTTCTTTATCACATATGCTAATATTGATAACTTCAATCCAGTAGGGAAACAAATGAGCCGGGAAAATTTGACCAAGTTAGACCGCTGGATACTCTCCCGGACTAATTCCTTGATTAAAAGGTGCGAGCATCACTATGATGACTATGATGTTGCCTCGGTTGTAAAAGAAGTTGAAAATTATTTTGATGAACTATCCAATTGGTATCTGCGGCGCAATCGACGGCGCTTCTGGAAATCTGAAAATGACCTGGACAAAGAAACTGCCTACCTCGTGCTTTATAATTGCCTTTTGACCCTGATCAAAATTATAGCTCCGATCGTTCCCTTCTGGACCGAAGATATGTATCAAAATCTGGTGCGGAGTGTCGATCCGTCTGCTCCCTTAAGTATCCATCTCTGCGACTTTCCGCAAGCGGATGAGACGATGATCGATTTAAAACTTGAAGAAGAAATTGCCCTCGTACGCCGGATCGTATCCCTGGGACGATCTGCGCGTAATAAAGTGAATATCAAAGTCCGTCAGCCTCTTGCCGAAATGGTCGTCTACTGGGCTGAAGAAAAACCTCTCGACACTCAATCCATCAATACCATCCTTGAGGAGTTGAACATTAAAAAAATTCAATTTTTGAAAAATGTTGAAGCCTTATATACCTACACTATCACCCCGCGTTTCGATCGCATTGGTCCTAAATACGGTGCTTTAGCTCCGAAGGTAGGTGATTTGATTAAAGCGTTGAAGGAAAAAGAAATTAGCGAGTTTATAAAAAATGGCCGGTGGCCGTGTATCATTGACGGAAAGTCGTTGGAATTAACCACTGATGATGTTGAAATCAAAAAGCAGGAATTAGCGAATTGGGCAATAGCAGAAGAAATAGGTCTTTTGGTTGCGATAAACACCGCAATTAGCGAAGAACTGGAGGCCGAAGGACTGGTACGGGAATTAATCCACAAAATTCAATTATTGCGCAAGGAAGGTGATTTTCAACTCACCGATCGGATAAAGATATTCTATAAAACCCATGATAAGTTAAAGCAGGCAATCAATAAAAACCTGGATTATCTCAAAAACGAAACTTTGGCTGTAGAAGTAGCAGAAACAGAAAAAGAACCATCTGGAGAAGTTCAAAAAGAATTAGAAATCAACGGGATACCAATCCGGGTGGCGCTCACCCGAATAAGGAAAACATAA
- a CDS encoding riboflavin synthase — MFTGIVEEKGRIVKIIKGRINKLEIQSSLAVNIGESVSIQGICLTVIEKTKNGFLVEAMTQTKSRTTLEFWKTGDYVNLERALSFNGRVGGHIVLGHVDEVGRIVRIENNEYYIQIAPENEKFLISRGSIAIDGVSLTIGSISRNIFSVFLIPYTLEHTTLGLRKKGDAVNLEYDYLVKIVKSIQVGGK; from the coding sequence ATGTTTACCGGAATCGTTGAAGAAAAAGGTCGGATCGTCAAAATTATCAAGGGGCGAATCAACAAATTGGAAATACAATCAAGCCTGGCTGTGAATATCGGCGAGAGTGTCTCTATCCAGGGAATTTGTTTGACCGTGATTGAAAAAACAAAAAATGGTTTTCTGGTAGAAGCCATGACCCAGACCAAGTCCAGAACGACTCTGGAGTTCTGGAAGACGGGTGATTATGTGAATCTGGAGAGGGCACTATCATTTAATGGTCGGGTGGGAGGCCATATCGTGTTGGGTCATGTAGATGAGGTTGGACGAATTGTGAGGATAGAGAATAATGAATATTATATCCAGATTGCACCGGAAAATGAAAAGTTTTTAATTTCCCGGGGCTCGATAGCTATCGATGGGGTAAGTCTCACGATTGGGAGTATCTCCCGCAATATCTTCTCAGTCTTTTTAATTCCCTACACTCTCGAGCATACCACCCTTGGGCTAAGAAAAAAAGGAGATGCAGTCAATCTTGAATATGATTATCTGGTGAAGATTGTTAAAAGTATTCAGGTGGGCGGTAAGTAA
- the ribD gene encoding bifunctional diaminohydroxyphosphoribosylaminopyrimidine deaminase/5-amino-6-(5-phosphoribosylamino)uracil reductase RibD — MNPDVFDIRFMAEALALAKNGWGRTAVNPLVGALVVKNNKIIGRGFHRKIGEAHAEVIALLQAGTRAAGATLYVNLEPCTIKGRTPPCVETILKYKIKRVVMAMYDPNPLVYKNGYRILNENNISTTVGVLEKEAQELNRFYTKYITTQLPYIIVKIAASADGRISDFPDKYITGEAARRFVHSLRSQVDAVLVGINTILMDNPYLTDRYVCRKNPARVVIDPHLKIPMTANFLKDDARRIIFTNADNNARKIKDLKEAGVEFVFLPGDYYPLKTIFENLGSLGIGSVMVEGGGIVFSQLLEKKLYDELYIFVAPKTVGRGINFLEENGVDFKNMIALSIGEDKLYVYRNR, encoded by the coding sequence ATGAATCCAGATGTCTTTGATATTAGATTTATGGCTGAGGCATTGGCATTAGCAAAAAATGGTTGGGGACGAACCGCAGTCAATCCGTTGGTTGGGGCATTAGTGGTAAAAAACAACAAGATCATCGGTCGTGGATTCCATCGGAAAATTGGTGAAGCCCATGCCGAAGTCATTGCTCTTCTCCAAGCCGGAACGCGGGCAGCCGGGGCTACTTTATATGTCAATCTTGAACCCTGTACCATCAAGGGACGCACACCACCATGTGTCGAAACAATTCTAAAGTATAAAATAAAAAGGGTAGTAATGGCAATGTACGATCCCAATCCATTGGTTTATAAAAATGGTTATCGGATTTTAAACGAGAACAATATCTCCACCACAGTAGGAGTTCTGGAAAAAGAAGCTCAAGAACTAAATCGTTTTTATACAAAATACATTACAACCCAACTCCCTTATATCATTGTAAAAATTGCCGCATCTGCCGATGGCCGAATATCGGATTTCCCGGATAAGTATATTACAGGCGAAGCCGCCCGGCGTTTTGTCCATTCCCTGCGGAGCCAAGTGGATGCTGTCCTGGTCGGAATCAATACCATCTTAATGGATAATCCTTATCTTACCGATCGTTATGTGTGCCGGAAAAATCCTGCTCGGGTAGTCATCGATCCCCATTTAAAAATCCCGATGACCGCCAATTTTTTAAAAGATGATGCCCGACGGATAATCTTTACAAACGCTGATAATAATGCCCGAAAAATTAAAGACCTGAAAGAAGCCGGAGTGGAATTCGTCTTTCTCCCCGGTGATTATTATCCATTGAAGACCATCTTTGAAAATCTCGGTAGTTTAGGTATTGGTTCAGTCATGGTAGAAGGTGGAGGGATTGTTTTTAGCCAATTGCTGGAGAAGAAATTATATGATGAACTGTATATCTTTGTGGCTCCGAAAACCGTTGGCCGCGGGATAAATTTTCTTGAAGAGAACGGGGTGGATTTTAAAAATATGATCGCCCTCAGCATTGGTGAGGATAAGTTGTATGTTTACCGGAATCGTTGA